The following coding sequences are from one Campylobacter sp. RM16187 window:
- a CDS encoding NADH:flavin oxidoreductase/NADH oxidase, which produces MSKLFTPFKIGDIEIKNRIVMPPMCMYKVKGDNGLPRCFHKLHYAARSLGGVGLIIVEATAVEPRGRITHSDLGLWSDEQIEGHANLVKDCAKYGAKMAIQLAHAGRKSTCDSQSIAPSAIKFSDDYKTPKEMSIDDIKDLKQNFKNAAIRAQKAGYEIIEIHAAHGYLISEFLSPSINNRSDQYGGSFENRTRLLREILTDVKNVVNIPVGVRISADSWLNKDWKLDDSVKLSCELENLGAAYIHVSSGGFFDTKELDNMPKFLPLYQADYAKAIKESVKIPVIAVGMITTASQGEALLMGNVCDAVAYGRELIRNPNFAQLAMSELGREDLIEKPYQRAF; this is translated from the coding sequence ATGTCAAAACTTTTTACTCCATTTAAAATAGGCGATATAGAGATAAAAAATCGTATAGTTATGCCACCTATGTGCATGTATAAGGTTAAAGGCGATAATGGCTTGCCAAGGTGCTTTCATAAGCTTCATTATGCCGCTCGTTCGCTCGGAGGAGTTGGGCTTATCATAGTAGAGGCTACCGCGGTTGAGCCACGAGGTAGGATAACTCATAGCGATCTTGGTCTTTGGAGCGATGAGCAAATAGAAGGGCATGCAAATCTTGTAAAAGATTGTGCAAAATACGGAGCCAAAATGGCTATACAACTAGCTCATGCCGGACGCAAAAGCACATGCGATAGCCAAAGCATAGCACCAAGCGCTATTAAATTCAGTGATGATTATAAAACCCCAAAAGAGATGAGCATAGATGACATAAAAGATCTTAAACAAAATTTTAAAAATGCTGCCATTAGAGCTCAAAAGGCAGGATACGAGATCATAGAAATTCATGCTGCACACGGGTATTTGATAAGCGAATTTTTATCTCCATCGATTAATAATAGAAGTGATCAATATGGAGGAAGCTTTGAAAATCGTACGAGATTGTTACGTGAAATTTTAACAGATGTTAAAAATGTCGTAAATATCCCGGTAGGAGTTAGGATAAGTGCCGATAGCTGGCTAAATAAAGATTGGAAGCTGGACGATAGCGTGAAGCTATCTTGTGAGCTTGAAAATTTAGGTGCAGCATATATTCATGTATCGTCTGGAGGATTTTTTGACACAAAAGAGCTTGATAATATGCCTAAATTTTTGCCTCTTTATCAGGCAGATTACGCAAAAGCCATAAAAGAATCGGTAAAAATCCCTGTTATTGCAGTTGGTATGATAACTACGGCAAGCCAAGGTGAAGCGCTACTTATGGGTAATGTTTGCGATGCAGTCGCTTATGGGAGAGAGCTTATTAGAAATCCAAATTTTGCTCAGCTTGCTATGAGTGAATTAGGACGAGAGGATCTAATAGAAAAACCATATCAAAGAGCATTTTAA
- the fabI gene encoding enoyl-ACP reductase FabI: MIMKGKKGLIVGVANAKSIAYGIAEACYQQGAQLAFTFLNDALKKRVEPIAEEFGSKFVYELDVNNPAHLDGIADKLKADLGEIDFVVHAVAYAPKEALEGEFIETTREAFDIAMGTSVYSLLSLTRAVMPVLKEGGSILTLTYLGGPQFIPHYNVMGVAKAALESSVRYLAHDLGPKNIRVNAISAGPIKTLAASGIGDFRMILRYNEVNSPLKRNVTTEDVGKSAMYLLSDLASGVTGEIHYVDCGYNIMGMGDIAKDEEGNTILAWDAK, from the coding sequence ATGATAATGAAGGGCAAAAAAGGTTTAATAGTCGGTGTTGCAAACGCTAAATCAATAGCTTACGGTATTGCGGAAGCTTGTTATCAGCAAGGCGCACAGCTTGCTTTTACGTTTTTAAATGATGCTTTAAAAAAACGCGTAGAGCCTATAGCTGAGGAGTTTGGAAGCAAATTTGTATATGAGCTTGATGTAAATAATCCTGCCCATTTGGACGGTATAGCTGATAAATTAAAGGCAGATTTGGGTGAAATAGATTTCGTTGTCCATGCTGTAGCTTATGCACCTAAAGAGGCTCTTGAAGGAGAGTTTATAGAGACTACAAGGGAAGCCTTTGATATCGCCATGGGAACTAGCGTATATTCGCTTTTAAGTCTTACAAGAGCCGTTATGCCTGTGCTTAAAGAGGGGGGTTCTATCCTAACTCTTACATATCTTGGCGGACCTCAATTTATACCTCATTACAATGTAATGGGTGTTGCAAAAGCGGCTCTTGAGAGTTCTGTGCGATATCTTGCTCATGATTTAGGTCCAAAAAATATCAGAGTAAATGCTATCTCCGCAGGTCCTATCAAAACTCTAGCCGCAAGCGGAATAGGCGATTTTAGAATGATTTTGCGATATAACGAGGTAAATAGCCCTCTAAAACGCAATGTGACTACAGAAGATGTAGGCAAGAGCGCTATGTATCTTTTGAGCGATCTTGCAAGCGGTGTAACCGGTGAAATTCACTATGTGGATTGCGGATATAATATAATGGGAATGGGTGATATCGCTAAAGACGAAGAGGGAAATACGATCTTAGCATGGGATGCTAAATAA